A window of the Henckelia pumila isolate YLH828 chromosome 3, ASM3356847v2, whole genome shotgun sequence genome harbors these coding sequences:
- the LOC140891012 gene encoding growth-regulating factor 1-like isoform X2: MDSEVVSHQQTSSNPGGSGVTEPRNGKGRGSANLKQERSILGILAENSCWISPKMPKHGEVGIPFAAMGRSNGGRKMLSFSCSETPCSGGMSGSGSSRNIALSICQDENQSLNGGGGPFSRIKGPFTPSQWLELEHQALIYKHIVANVPVPSNLLVPLKRSLYTFGSHGSYASTYSGCGPFHLGFSGGNDPEPGRCRRTDGKKWRCSKDAVPDQKYCERHINRGRHRSRKPVEGQTGHAVSGSTTSKLAPIASSSSGSVISRCSSLGAVQRQFNHLRPNNGNGNSSADNLVKRSQELQDLSLIPCINVLRSKDLSFSVQEEGVPFEETSEPEFGFVTSDSLVNPSVRISLTKSSDPESFSGFHEQEPNQQNSIHHHLINDWQKDHSNRDYVSWPEELNYDWTQLSMSIPTAPPDFSSSSSSPKQEKSIMSSPQPPWEQNPIQMSSGTSNDLGEPIRKQSSWLPISWGNGGPLGEALTSTITSIETMKNFSLPKTLDRRP; encoded by the exons atggattcagaagtGGTGAGCCACCAGCAAACCTCTTCTAATCCAGGCGGGTCGGGTGTTACTGAACCCAGAAATGGAAAGGGTCGTGGATCCGCGAATCTGAAGCAAGAAAGATCCATTCTTGGCATTCTTGCTGAGAATAGCTGCTGGATATCACCCAAAATGCCCAAGCATGGTGAAGTTGGCATACCTTTTGCTGCTATGGGAAGATCTAATGGTGGGAGAAAAATGCTTTCTTTTTCTTGTTCCGAGACGCCATGCAGCGGGGGGATGAGTGGCAGTGGTTCCAGTAGAAATATAGCACTTTCAATTTGCCAGGATGAAAATCAGAGCCTAAATGGGG GGGGCGGGCCTTTTTCTAGGATAAAAGGGCCATTTACTCCTTCCCAATGGCTGGAGCTGGAACATCAAGCTTTGATCTATAAGCACATTGTGGCAAATGTTCCGGTTCCTTCGAATTTACTAGTGCCACTCAAGAGATCCCTATACACTTTTGGATCACATGGATCTTATGCCTCTACTTATT CGGGATGCGGTCCTTTCCATCTCGGTTTCTCTGGTGGGAACGATCCCGAACCAGGGAGGTGTAGGAGAACCGATGGAAAAAAGTGGCGGTGCTCGAAAGATGCTGTTCCGGATCAGAAATACTGTGAAAGGCACATCAACAGAGGCCGCCACCGTTCAAGAAAGCCTGTGGAAGGCCAGACTGGCCATGCTGTCTCTGGATCCACTACTTCAAAACTGGCACCGATCGCGTCGTCCTCATCAGGATCGGTGATATCCAGATGCAGCAGCCTTGGTGCTGTGCAGCGCCAGTTCAATCACTTGAGGCCCAATAATGGTAATGGTAATTCTTCTGCTGACAATCTTGTTAAGAG ATCACAAGAGTTGCAAGACCTGTCCTTGATACCTTGTATAAATGTTCTAAGGTCTAAAGATTTGTCATTTTCTGTGCAAGAGGAAGGTGTACCATTTGAAGAAACCTCCGAGCCGGAGTTTGGATTTGTTACCTCAGATTCCCTCGTTAACCCTTCAGTTAGGATCTCGTTAACTAAATCAAGTGACCCTGAATCATTTTCAGGGTTCCATGAACAAGAACCAAACCAACAGAACTCCATCCACCACCATTTGATCAATGATTGGCAGAAGGATCACTCAAATCGCGACTATGTTTCCTGGCCCGAAGAACTGAATTATGACTGGACCCAGCTTTCAATGTCTATCCCCACAGCTCCGCCAGATTTTTCATCATCCTCCAGTTCTCCAAAACAAGAGAAGTCTATTATGTCATCTCCACAACCACCTTGGGAACAAAACCCAATCCAAATGAGTTCAGGCACGAGTAATGATCTTGGTGAACCAATTCGGAAGCAGTCATCTTGGTTACCTATTTCTTGGGGAAATGGAGGACCTTTAGGTGAGGCCTTGACCAGCACCATTACGAGTATAGAAACCATGAAGAACTTTTCGTTACCAAAAACATTGGACAGAAGGCCTTAA
- the LOC140887847 gene encoding probable xyloglucan endotransglucosylase/hydrolase protein 7: MVTLRLVLCLILASVSCGVVKGRPATFQQDFRVTWSESHIRQIDGGKTVQLVLDQNSGCGFASKYQYLFGRVSMKIKLVPGDSAGTVAAFYMISEIFGKRDELDFEFLGNRSGQPYTVQTNVYANGKGDREQRVNLWFDPSIGYHDYEIRWNHAHIVFSVDGVPIRVFKNNEAKGVPYPKLQPMGIYSTLWEADDWATRGGLEKIDWSKAPFNAYYTDFDIEGCRVPGPAECASNPNNWWEGAAYKQLSPQAARQYRWVRTNHMIYDYCTDKARYPVPPLECHAGI; this comes from the exons ATGGTCACATTGAGGTTAGTATTATGTTTGATTCTGGCTTCGGTTTCGTGTGGTGTGGTTAAGGGTCGACCAGCCACATTTCAGCAAGATTTTCGAGTTACTTGGTCGGAATCTCACATTCGCCAGATTGATGGAGGGAAGACAGTTCAGCTCGTTCTTGATCAAAACTCAG GATGTGGGTTTGCTTCCAAGTATCAATATCTGTTCGGGCGAGTTAGCATGAAGATTAAGCTCGTACCCGGTGATTCTGCTGGAACAGTCGCTGCTTTTTAC atgatctCTGAAATATTTGGGAAACGAGACGAGCTCGATTTCGAGTTCCTGGGTAATCGAAGTGGCCAGCCTTACACTGTCCAAACCAATGTGTACGCTAATGGAAAAGGTGACAGGGAACAAAGAGTCAACCTTTGGTTTGATCCTTCCATCGGTTATCACGACTATGAGATACGATGGAATCATGCGCATATTGT TTTTTCAGTGGATGGAGTACCGATCAGAGTATTCAAGAACAACGAGGCAAAGGGAGTTCCTTACCCAAAGCTCCAACCCATGGGAATTTACTCCACTCTATGGGAAGCCGATGACTGGGCAACCAGGGGAGGTCTCGAGAAGATAGATTGGAGCAAGGCCCCATTCAACGCATACTATACTGACTTCGACATCGAAGGGTGTCGGGTTCCGGGGCCAGCGGAATGTGCCTCCAACCCTAACAATTGGTGGGAGGGAGCGGCATACAAACAGTTGAGCCCACAGGCCGCCAGGCAGTACCGATGGGTGCGAACGAATCATATGATCTACGACTACTGCACCGACAAGGCCCGTTATCCGGTTCCCCCCCTGGAATGCCATGCCGGAATTTGA
- the LOC140891012 gene encoding growth-regulating factor 1-like isoform X1, whose amino-acid sequence MDSEVVSHQQTSSNPGGSGVTEPRNGKGRGSANLKQERSILGILAENSCWISPKMPKHGEVGIPFAAMGRSNGGRKMLSFSCSETPCSGGMSGSGSSRNIALSICQDENQSLNGGIWGGPFSRIKGPFTPSQWLELEHQALIYKHIVANVPVPSNLLVPLKRSLYTFGSHGSYASTYSGCGPFHLGFSGGNDPEPGRCRRTDGKKWRCSKDAVPDQKYCERHINRGRHRSRKPVEGQTGHAVSGSTTSKLAPIASSSSGSVISRCSSLGAVQRQFNHLRPNNGNGNSSADNLVKRSQELQDLSLIPCINVLRSKDLSFSVQEEGVPFEETSEPEFGFVTSDSLVNPSVRISLTKSSDPESFSGFHEQEPNQQNSIHHHLINDWQKDHSNRDYVSWPEELNYDWTQLSMSIPTAPPDFSSSSSSPKQEKSIMSSPQPPWEQNPIQMSSGTSNDLGEPIRKQSSWLPISWGNGGPLGEALTSTITSIETMKNFSLPKTLDRRP is encoded by the exons atggattcagaagtGGTGAGCCACCAGCAAACCTCTTCTAATCCAGGCGGGTCGGGTGTTACTGAACCCAGAAATGGAAAGGGTCGTGGATCCGCGAATCTGAAGCAAGAAAGATCCATTCTTGGCATTCTTGCTGAGAATAGCTGCTGGATATCACCCAAAATGCCCAAGCATGGTGAAGTTGGCATACCTTTTGCTGCTATGGGAAGATCTAATGGTGGGAGAAAAATGCTTTCTTTTTCTTGTTCCGAGACGCCATGCAGCGGGGGGATGAGTGGCAGTGGTTCCAGTAGAAATATAGCACTTTCAATTTGCCAGGATGAAAATCAGAGCCTAAATGGGGGTATAT GGGGCGGGCCTTTTTCTAGGATAAAAGGGCCATTTACTCCTTCCCAATGGCTGGAGCTGGAACATCAAGCTTTGATCTATAAGCACATTGTGGCAAATGTTCCGGTTCCTTCGAATTTACTAGTGCCACTCAAGAGATCCCTATACACTTTTGGATCACATGGATCTTATGCCTCTACTTATT CGGGATGCGGTCCTTTCCATCTCGGTTTCTCTGGTGGGAACGATCCCGAACCAGGGAGGTGTAGGAGAACCGATGGAAAAAAGTGGCGGTGCTCGAAAGATGCTGTTCCGGATCAGAAATACTGTGAAAGGCACATCAACAGAGGCCGCCACCGTTCAAGAAAGCCTGTGGAAGGCCAGACTGGCCATGCTGTCTCTGGATCCACTACTTCAAAACTGGCACCGATCGCGTCGTCCTCATCAGGATCGGTGATATCCAGATGCAGCAGCCTTGGTGCTGTGCAGCGCCAGTTCAATCACTTGAGGCCCAATAATGGTAATGGTAATTCTTCTGCTGACAATCTTGTTAAGAG ATCACAAGAGTTGCAAGACCTGTCCTTGATACCTTGTATAAATGTTCTAAGGTCTAAAGATTTGTCATTTTCTGTGCAAGAGGAAGGTGTACCATTTGAAGAAACCTCCGAGCCGGAGTTTGGATTTGTTACCTCAGATTCCCTCGTTAACCCTTCAGTTAGGATCTCGTTAACTAAATCAAGTGACCCTGAATCATTTTCAGGGTTCCATGAACAAGAACCAAACCAACAGAACTCCATCCACCACCATTTGATCAATGATTGGCAGAAGGATCACTCAAATCGCGACTATGTTTCCTGGCCCGAAGAACTGAATTATGACTGGACCCAGCTTTCAATGTCTATCCCCACAGCTCCGCCAGATTTTTCATCATCCTCCAGTTCTCCAAAACAAGAGAAGTCTATTATGTCATCTCCACAACCACCTTGGGAACAAAACCCAATCCAAATGAGTTCAGGCACGAGTAATGATCTTGGTGAACCAATTCGGAAGCAGTCATCTTGGTTACCTATTTCTTGGGGAAATGGAGGACCTTTAGGTGAGGCCTTGACCAGCACCATTACGAGTATAGAAACCATGAAGAACTTTTCGTTACCAAAAACATTGGACAGAAGGCCTTAA
- the LOC140891469 gene encoding thioredoxin-like protein AAED1, chloroplastic — MARVISPRLLASSPSPATYTFSPSTHIGSSLFPSNYPSISAKPIWKARLFSGNTRPGVPLMATASSAVVSDDIADVLGEVGIFTASGEPVKFKDLWDQQEGIAVVALLRHFGCFCCWELASALKESKERFDSAGVKLIAVGVGTPDKARLLAERLPFPMDILYADPDRKAYDVLGLYYGLGRTFFNPASTKVFSRFEELKKAMKNYTIKATPDDRSSVLQQGGMFVFKGKRLLYARKDEGTGDHASLDHVFDVCCKASAA; from the exons ATGGCGAGAGTAATATCCCCACGTCTCCTGGCATCATCTCCATCTCCAGCCACATACACCTTTAGCCCGTCAACCCATATTGGATCATCACTGTTCCCTTCAAATTATCCTTCAATTTCAGCTAAACCCATCTGGAAAGCTCGCCTCTTTTCAGGAAACACCAGACCTGGAGTGCCACTCATGGCTACTGCTTCTTCCGCCGTCGTGTCAGATGACATCGCTGATGTGCTCGGGGAAGTCGGGATATTCACGGCCTCCGGGGAACCCGTCAAATTCAAGGACCTCTGGGATCAACAGGAG GGAATTGCTGTCGTTGCGCTTTTGAGACATTTCGGATGTTTTTGTTG CTGGGAACTTGCCTCAGCACTCAAAGAATCAAAAGAGCGGTTTGATTCAGCTGGTGTGAAGCTAATTGCTGTTGGTGTTGGTACTCCTGACAAAGCTCGTCTTCTTGCTGAAAGG TTACCCTTTCCTATGGATATCCTTTATGCCGATCCTGATCGTAAG GCTTATGATGTTTTGGGGTTGTATTATGGCCTTGGTCGTACATTTTTCAACCCGGCTAGC ACTAAGGTGTTTTCAAGATTTGAGGAACTGAAAAAAGCTATGAAGAACTACACGATTAAGGCCACCCCCGACGACAGAAGCAGCGTCCTGCAACAG GGAGGAATGTTTGTGTTTAAAGGAAAGCGATTGCTTTATGCGAGGAAGGATGAAGGGACGGGTGACCATGCTTCGTTGGATCATGTCTTTGATGTATGCTGCAAAGCAAGTGCAGCCTGA
- the LOC140891095 gene encoding DEAD-box ATP-dependent RNA helicase 16, translating into MAKRSRSDNIVQADMQEKAETKPVSEAKEEHEDIEEDLSFEELGLDPRLIRALSKKSIQNPTPIQRVAIPLILEGKDVVARAKTGSGKTYAYLLPLLQKLFTDSPSKANLAPAAVILVPTRELCQQVYSEVISLIELCRVQLKVVQLGSNMSAGETRTALTGLPDILVSTPACVKNCLLSGTLKAADLQESLSVLILDEADLLLSYGYEDDLKALTAHVPKRCQCLLMSATSSDDVEKLKKLILHNPYILTLPEVGNVKDDIIPKNVQQFYISCSARDKHVHILALLKLELVQKKVLIFTNSIDMSFRLKLFFEQFGIKSAVLNAELPQNSRLHILEEFNAGLFDYLIATDESQNLVEQVQSDKKSPGGKKSRKNSKRKLDAEFSVVRGVDFKNVHTVVNFEMPQSAAGYVHRIGRTGRAYNAGASVSLVSPEEMEIFEEIKSILGEKEIEGAKFIAPFPLLTMNAVESLRYRAEDVARSITKVAVRESRAQDLRNEILNSEKLKAHFQDNPRDLDLLKHDRLLSKKTPAPHLRIVPEYLLDPTTKEASKIVKLARAAMGKAKSTHPKGFKGKFKRSRDPLKTFSAEVSKRAHKTGTKRKGKDGNDGH; encoded by the exons ATGGCGAAGCGGAGTCGAAGCGACAACATAGTGCAAGCTGATATGCAAGAAAAGGCGGAAACTAAACCAGTTTCAGAAGCTAAAGAAGAGCATGAAGACATCGAAGAAGACCTGAGCTTCGAAGAGCTGGGTCTAGATCCTCGCCTAATCCGAGCTCTGTCCAAAAAATCTATACAGAATCCCACACCTATCCAGCGCGTCGCCATCCCACTTatcctt GAAGGGAAAGATGTGGTGGCCCGTGCGAAAACCGGCTCTGGGAAAACCTATGCTTATTTGCTTCCACTGCTTCAAAAGCTTTTCACGGATTCTCCCTCAAAAGCTAACCTTGCTCCTGCCGCAGTTATTCTTGTGCCAACACGGGAATTGTGCCAACAG GTTTACTCTGAAGTGATATCATTAATTGAATTATGCAGAGTGCAATTAAAAGTCGTTCAATTGGGCAGCAACATGTCTGCTGGTGAAACG AGAACGGCTTTGACAGGGCTGCCTGATATTCTTGTGTCGACTCCTGCATGTGTGAAAAATTGCTTGCTGAGTGGGACACTTAAAGCTGCAGATCTTCAAGAATCACTTTCAGTGCTCATCCTCGATGAG GCAGACCTTCTATTGTCATATGGATATGAGGATGATCTGAAAGCACTTACTGCTCATGTTCCAAAACGTTGCCAATGTCTTCTCATGTCTGCTACTTCAAG TGATGACGTTGAAAAGTTAAAAAAGCTTATCCTACACAATCCCTACATCTTAACTCTGCCTGAAGTCGGGAATGTAAAGGACGATATTATCCCAAAAAATGTTCAGCAGTTTTAT ATTTCATGCAGTGCTCGTGATAAACATGTGCATATTCTTGCGCTCTTGAAGTTGGAGCTGGTTCAAAAGAAAGTGCTGATTTTTACTAATTCAATTGACATGAGTTTTAGATTGAAGCTGTTCTTTGAACAG TTTGGGATCAAATCTGCAGTGCTGAATGCTGAACTGCCTCAGAATTCTCGTCTACATATCCTTGAG GAATTCAATGCTGGTCTATTTGATTACCTGATCGCAACTGATGAGAGTCAAAACTTGGTAGAACAGGTGCAGAGTGATAAGAAAAGTCCAGGAGGTAAAAAATCTAGAAAAAATTCCAAGAGAAAGTTAGATGCAGAATTCAGTGTAGTGAGAGGAGTAGACTTCAAAAATGTGCATACG GTAGTAAACTTTGAGATGCCACAAAGTGCCGCTGGTTATGTGCATCGGATTGGACGAACTGGAAGAGCATATAATGCTGGTGCATCTGTCTCTCTT GTCTCTCCGGAGGAAATGGAAATTTTTGAAGAGATCAAATCCATTTTAGGTGAAAAGGAAATTGAAGGTGCAAAGTTCattgctcctttccctttgCTCACCATGAATGCAGTGGAGTCGTTGAGATATAGAGCTGAG GATGTTGCAAGGAGCATAACAAAAGTTGCGGTGAGGGAATCACGTGCTCAGGATCTAAGAAACGAGATTCTCAATTCTGAAAA GTTGAAGGCTCATTTTCAAGATAACCCGAGGGACTTGG ATCTGTTGAAACACGACAGACTTCTGAGCAAGAAAACGCCAGCTCCCCACCTACGCATCGTGCCAGAGTACCTATTGGATCCGACAACTAAAGAAGCCAGCAAAATTGTAAAGCTTGCTAGGGCTGCCATGGGAAAAGCAAAATCTACTCACCCAAAAGGGTTTAAAGGGAAATTTAAAAGAAGCAGGGATCCTCTGAAAACATTTTCTGCTGAG GTATCTAAACGAGCTCATAAAACTGGGACGAAGAGGAAAGGAAAAGATGGGAATGATGGCCACTGA